Sequence from the uncultured Draconibacterium sp. genome:
CGGAAAAACAAGCACTACTTTGCTCTTTTCATAACCAATAAAGGAGATTACAAATACGATTTTACCATCAGCAATATCATTAAATACTGCCATTCCGTTTTCGTTTGAAACCGTTCCGGTTGTTGTTCCTTCAATAACAATATTTGCCCCGGTTAAAATTTCATCATTCTCATCTTTAACCGTAAAGGTGACCGAATTCTGAGCCAGAGAATTAAAGGTGAATAGAATTGAAATGACTAAGAAAAGATTTTTCATATACCTTGCTTACATAATAATCCATAAAAATACATCGAAATGTATATGCCAATCCTCAAAAACGTGGATTTATAATTATTGAAATTAATCCTATAAACATAAATAACTTCATTTTAATGCCAGAGCCATTGAAATCGTAAAAAATTAAGCAAAAAAATCCACGATGAACAGTCTTCTGTGCCCTTACCATTATTCAACTTGAACAAATTGTAAGCAAATAGGGCAAGATTTACCAATCTATGTACCAATAATCTGTCATATTTCTTTTTGACATTTTTTCATTGCTTTGTGAATCTTTTTGATAACATTTATTTAATATCCAAATCTTTTTGTTTTTTACAGGCACTTTTATAAAAACAAGGGCCAAGCAACACCAACTACCTCCAAACATACAAGACACTATTTTTCAATCCTTTAGAAACATAATCAACCTTTACACAACAGATCTTATTACTTTTTTTATGGGCGTTGCCCATATTTTTAAATGCTCTTATTACATGTTTATTTATGTATTATATGCGCCTTTCAAAGCTGCATAACCTCCGATTCCTCTTATTGAATAGTTTCATTTTGTTTCTTTGATGAAATAAAGACCCTTTAGTCGCTAATTAGAAAAATGTAGAGAAATATGGAAAATTCAAGATCTTCAAAAGCTACCAAAATTAACCTATTTAGCCTTAAATCAATTCAAATGAAAACCTTCCATATTACCTGGTTTTCGTTTTTTCTCTGTTTTTTCGGATGGTTTGGTGTAGCCCCTCTGATGGCAGTAATTCGCGAAGAATTACTACTAACTAAATCACAAATAGGGAACATAATTATCTCGTCGGTAATGATTACCATTTTTGCCCGACTGTTAATCGGGTGGATTTCAGATAAAATAGGCCCTCGTATTACTTATACCTGGTTATTAATTGTTGGATCACTCCCCGTTATGCTAATCGGGCTTAGCAACGATTATACCTCTTTTTTGATTTTCCGCCTGATAATTGGAGTGATCGGAGCATCGTTTGTGATCACACAATTCCACACATCGCTAATGTTTGCCCCAAACGTTGTAGGTACAGCCAATGCAACTACAGCCGGCTGGGGAAACCTGGGAGGTGGAGTAACCCAAATGGTTATGCCGCTTATCTTTTCAGCTTTTGTTGCACTAGGTTATTCAAACGCCAACTCCTGGCGATATGCCATGATCGTTCCCGGAATTTTGATGATAATTATGGGACTGGTTTATTACAAGTTTACCAAAGACACTCCCGAAGGTAATTTGAGTGACCTTAAAAAGGCAGATCCTGATTTTGCAATAAAGAAGAAAGCAGAAAAGGGCCAGTTTCTGGAAGCCATTAAAGACTTCCGCGTTTGGGGCTTGTTTGTTATTTACGGGGCCTGTTTTGGTATCGAGCTTACTATCAATAATATAGCATCTCTTTACTACAAGGACTATTTTAACCTGGATGTTAAAACTGCTGGTTTAATAGCCGGATTATTTGGCTTGATGAATTTATTTGCCCGTTCGGTTGGCGGATTACTTGGCGATAAATCCGGAATTAGATGGGGCCTGAAAGGACGTGTCTATTTTCTGTTTACAGCTTTGTTCCTGGAAGGGATTGCATTGATCGTGTTTAGCAGAATGACCGTATTGCCGGTTGCCATTGCAACGATGATTGTGTTTAGTTTATTTGTACAAATGTCGGAAGGGGCAACCTTTTCAGTCGTCCCCTTTATCAATAAAAAAGCAATAGGAACGGTATCGGGCATTGTGGGTGCTGGCGGAAATGCCGGTGCTGTGGCCGCAGGATTTCTTTTTAAAATGGAAGACGTCTCCTACCCTCAGGCCCTGTTTATCATTGGAATAATCGTTAGTGTAATTTCGCTTTTTGCGTTCCTTGTTCGGTTTAGCGAGGAAGCCGAAGCGGAAGCAAGACAAGAACTTGGCGAGGTTTATCAATCCCGAAGTGTTCAGCCCAAACCGGTATTTATGTACAGCTATGCCGAGAATAGTGTAATAAAGATCTAAATCAATGAAAGCCGAAGAATTTAAATCAACATGCTCTTATTGCGGGGTGGGTTGTGGCATCATTGTCACAAAATCCGCTGACGGGAAGGTTTCCGTCAAAGGAGACCAGGAACATCCTGTTAACAAGGGGAAGTTGTGCTCCAAAGGATTAAATCTGCATTATGTGGTAAACAATCAAACGGACCGCTTAACCAACCCCCAAATACGACTGGCCAAAGGGTATCCTTTAAAAACGGTTGAATGGTCGGAGGCTATAGGTCGTGTTTCAAGGGTTTTCAAAAGTTTAATTGAAAAATTTGGCCCCGATTCTGTGGCATTCTATGTATCCGGACAGTGTCTTACTGAAGAATATTATGTGGCGTCAAAACTTGCAAAAGGTTTTTGGGGAACCAATAACATCGATACCAATTCACGCTTATGCATGAGCTCAGCAGTGGTAGGCTACAAAATGCAATTGGGAGAAGATGCTGTTCCCGCCTCTTACGAAGACATTGATCTGACCGATTGCTTTTTTATTACCGGCGCAAATCCGGCCTGGTGCCATCCCATTTTGTTTCGAAGGATAGAAGCCCGTAAAATGGCAAATCCTGAAGTTAAAATTATTGTAGCAGATCCGCGCCGCACCCAAAGCTGCGAATTGGCCGATCTGCATTTACAACTAAAGCCGGGCACCGATGTATTTCTGAATAATGCCATTGCCCGCTGCCTACTCGAAGATGGTTATGCCGATTGGAATTTCATCCGCCAACATACCAATGGTATCGAAGAATTGCAAAAGCAAGTCGTAAAACAAAGCATAAACGAAGCTGCTGAAATCTGTGGTGTTCCCGTTGCTGATATTCGTTTGGCCGCAAAATATATCGGAGAGTCAAAAGGATTTATATCCATGTGGGCCATGGGGCTGAATCAAAGCGTTATCGGTGTAAATAAGAACCTGTCTCTAATAAACCTTTCGCTCATTACCGGAAAAATTGGCAAACCCGGCTGCGGACCATTCAGCCTTACCGGTCAACCCAATGCCATGGGTGGACGCGAGGTTGGTGGAATGTGTAACCTGCTTCCTGCCCACCGGAATTTAGACAACGAAACTCACCGGGCTGAAGTAGCCGATTTTTGGAAAGTGAAAGATATACCTGCCAAACCGGGTTACAGTGCTACTGAAATGATTGATGCCCTGGAAGACGGAAGGTTAAAAGCCGTTTGGATTATCTGTACAAATCCGATGGTGAGTTTGCCCAATTTACACAAAGTGGAGAAAGCACTAAAAAAAGCCAGGTTTGTGGTCGTCCAGGATATTTCGAAAAAATCGGATACCCTCCAATTTGCCGATGTGGTTTTTCCCGCCGCCGGATGGTTGGAAAAAGAAGGAACCATGACAAACTCCGAACGCAGGATTACACATCTTAACCAGGTGGTAAAAGCTCCCGGAGAAGCACTCCCCGATTATGAAATTATTTGCCGTGTTGCAAGAAAAATGGGCTATTCCGGGTTCAACTTTAAGAATGCCTGTGAAGTATTCGACGAATATAAATTACTGACCCGCGGAACAAATCTCTCGATTGAAGAACTTACTTACGAGCATTTGCGCAAGAATGGCTCTGTTCAGTGGCCTTTCAGGAATGGCAAAAGTACCTTACGCCTTTTTGAAGATGGGATCTTTTACACCCCTTCTAAAAAAGCAAATGTATATGCCGTTGAGGGAACAAACCTTTCTGAACAACCGAATACAGAATATCCGTTTATTTTAACAACAGGGCGGATCCGCGATCAGTGGCACACCATGACACGAACCGGAAAAGTAAAACGCTTACAACAGCATATCGACAAACCGTTTGTGGAAATCCATCCGGTTGATGCCAAAAATCTGAACATTGAGAATGACGATATTTTAACAATCAGCAATCGGAACGGAGAAGTAAAAGCGCCTGCACTGGTTACTGATTCGATTCGCCAGGGAGTTGTGTTCCTGCCCATGCACTGGGGGAAAGTACTCTCAGGAAACAACGCCCGAACCAATAACTTAACCCATGATTTGGTGGACCCAAAATCAAAAGAACCTGACTTTAAGTTTAGCGCGGTACGCATTAAAAAAAATTGCAAACCAACAGAACATCTGGTTGTGGTTGGAGCAGGTGCTGCAGCCCTGCAATTTGTTAGAAGTTATCGGGAGAAAAACAGAACAGACAAAATATTGGTCATTTCCAGAGAAGATCATCCGTTCTACAACCGCGTTTTATTGCCCGACTACATTGCTGGAAGTATAGAATGGGAAGCCCTCCAAAAAACAAGCGAAGCAGAAATCAAAAAACTAAATATACAGGTTAAGACCGGTGTAAGTCTTAGCTCTATTGACTCCGAAAATAAAACCATTGATTGCACCGACGGAAGGAGCTACCCTTATGGCAAGCTAATTCTGGCCACCGGTTCGAGTCCCAATGTGATGAACCCTGACTGGGCTGCGCTACCCGCAACTTATACCATTCGTATGCGGGAAGATGCCGACCAATTCAGAAAAAAAACAAAACCCAACCAGCGTGTTCTGGTTGTTGGTGGTGGATTGTTAGGCCTTGAGATGGTAGCTTCATTATTGGAAATGAATGTTCAGGCTACGCTGGTAAACCGCAATTCACGTTTAATGGAACGTCAGCTCGATAACGAATCAGCCACACTGCTAAAAGATATTCTGAAGGAAAAAGGTGTTGAAATTCTATTTAATGATGAACTAAGTCAGATAAGCAGTGACTGGGAAGATAAACATCGGGTGAGTTTTAAAAGTGGCAAACGACTGGTTTTTGATTCAATTGTATTTGCAGTCGGTACAAAACCCAACATCAGCTTTGCCAAAGGAGTGGTTAATGTTCGAAGGGGAATAATTGTTAACGAGCACCTGAAAAGCAGTAACCCGGATATTTACGCTATTGGTGAAATTGCAGAGCTTAACGGTAATCTGTTTGGTATAACTGCAGCGGCTGAAGAACAGGCTGACATACTGGCCAAACATCTGCTTGGTAATCCAATTAGCGAATACTATGGAACTGTTCCAATGAACATCCTGAAATTTCCGGGAATCGACCTCTGTTCCATTGGTTTAACTTCTATTCCCAACGGAGCGGAAGGTTTCGATGAGATAATTTTTAGTGATAAAGCTGCCCGCTATTACAAAAAATGCATTGTTAAAAACGATGTATTAATGGGTGCGATTTTAATGGGAGACAAGGCTGAATTTGCCGAATTCAAAAAATTAATTGTTGAGCAAAAAGAACTGGCAGGACTTCGAAATACCCTCCTTCGGACCGGGAAACCAACAGAACCGGTGATTGGCAAGCTCCTGTGTTCATGTAATAATGTTGGATCAGGCAACATACAAAAAGCGATTAAAAACGGGGCTACCCACGAAGATGCTGTTTGCGAAATCACCGGTGCCGGACTTGGCTGCGGCAGCTGCCGACCTGAAATTCAGAAATTATTAAAAGAAGAGTTGGAACCTGTAAGCGGCAACTACAATGAAGAAAGCTAACAAAAAATATCTCTACCGGGTGCTCAGTAAAGGTGGTATAATATCTACATCCATGTTTGCGGAAGTGTTGAAGCTGGCTGAAAATGAAGGCAATAAACATGTAATGCTTGGATCGCGACAAGACATGCTTTTTTACCTGCCAAAGAATTCATTGCCAAAAATTGAAAGCTCAGCTATTCCAATTCAAAGCCGAAACTCAGGAATACAAAATGTGGTGTCATCATTCGTATGCGTTGATATTTTACCATCAACCAACTGGATTTACTCGGGCATATTTACAAAAATTGCAGATCAGTTCACCTTTAACCACCAGTTGCGTGTAAACATCGTTGATCCCCTGCAAAACATGGTTCCCTTGTTCTACGGAGAGCTAAACTTTATTGCCTCCGAGATCCCAAATTTCTGGCACCTGTACCTCAACATCGAAGAGATGCATCAACCCGAAGCGTGGCCGGGTCTTATTTTCACCGAAGACATTGCCTTTTTTGCCAAAACACTTGAGAAGCTGATCCTTGGGGAGGGAATTCGTACGATCGAAGCCTTGCATCAATCCGTAGCCTCTTCCGATCTGCAAAAAAATACACTCGACAAAAATCCGAAACTCATTCTGCCAAAAGGCTCTTCGCCGTATTACGAAGGCCTGGAAAAGATGGAGAACAAAAATAAATACTGGGCAGGAATTTACTGGCGTAACAATCAGTACCCCATTCAGTTTTTGAAAGAGGTTTGCGAATTATGCATGAAAACCAACATCGCGAAAATAAGTTTTACGCCCTGGAAAACATTTCTGATCAAGGATATTGAAACCAAAGACAAAATTTACTGGGACGATTTGATCGGTCGTTACGGAATTAACATGCGCCACTCCTCCTTTGAATTGAACTGGCATTTGCCATTGCTGGATAAAGAGGCTTTAAAATTAAAACGATACCTGGTGGCGGAGTTCGATAAATTTGACATTCGTACCTATGGACTTTCATTTGCCATTCAGAATAAAAACAACGGGAATTTCACATCGGTGGTGATCCGTAAAAACGGGCGCCTGCCTTTTCTGGGCCGCTTCGATTTTACCGCCAGCTACAGCATTGATCATGCATACGATTTTAACCCAAACAGCAACTTTTATATGCAGTATGAAAGGGCCTTAAGCAAACAGGATTTACCAAAAGCACTTAACGAGCTTAGCAAACGATATAATGCCCGGCAGTTTGTAAAAAAATCGATGAATATTAACAGAGAGCGGAAACAGGAAAAAAGTAGCAGTAGTATTGTTTACCACTGTCCATTTTGCCAAACGGTTTACGACGAACGGTTTGGTGATATTCTGGCTGGAATTGCTGCCGGTACAGCTTTCGACAAATTACCGGAAAGCTACTGCTGCCAGGTATGCGAGTCTCCAAAATCAACTTTTAAAATAGTAGAAATTGCAGAAACAACAAGTGTATAGAATAACAAAATGGATCAAGCTGAAGAGCAGACTGAAAAGCAGTTTTCAGGTTGATAATTATGAGGCCAGTGCCAGTTGAACAATTCGTTTCACCGGTTCCGGCAAGTTTAAATTTAAAGCAATATCATGACCATGTGCAGACATTTTACTCCACGTTTTCTGAACTATCTTAAGCAGATGTTCATCGGTTTTTCCGGGCATAAAAGCAGCCATGTAATGTTCCAGAAAAACCAAACAAACAATGTCTTCCAATTTCTGGGCATCAGCAAGTCGATGGATGTTTTCCTTTTTCAGAATATTGGTCATTTCTGTTATAAAATCAGCGGAGTATCCGGCTTCTTTCAATATCTCAGCAGCTTTATCTGCCTGGTATTTACCCAAAAAATTACGCCATTGGTAATAACCAACCCGTCCTTCGGGATAAGTGCTGCGGGCAATCTCCCAACGATACAAATGTTGGCACCAGGCTGCTACCGAAAGGGCTTCCGAAGCATCGGGATAAACCTCTCCCAAACAATCAGAAAGGCGCTGGCAATACAACAACTCAGCCGGGGTTCCATCCAACTCAAGGTTTGGATCTTTTTTGTGGGCAGATTTCAATGCCTCAATGGCCGAAGAATAAACAGAACTATACATACGCATCAGTTTTAGATTGATAACAGCGGTAAAGCATAAAAGTTAATAGAATACAAAAAGAACAAATAAATAAAGTGCATCATGAAAAAAAGAATTGTTTTAATTGGAAACGGGATGACCGGCTACAAGTTCTGCGAGAAATTTGTGGCGTCTTCATTGGTTCACGAGTATGAACTGCTTGTTTTTGGTGAAGAACCGCACCCTGCCTACGACCGTGTGCACCTTACCTCCTACTACACGGGAACTGTTCCTGAGGAACTTCTGCTGGCTCCTGCAGGTTGGTATGCAGAACACGGCATTGAACTGCGCACACATGAGCGAATTACTTCGATAGACCGAAATTCAAAAACGATAAGCTCTGAGAAAAATTTAAGCTATTCGTACGATATATTGATACTCTCTACCGGCTCTTCAGCTTTTGTTCCACCAATTGAGGGAGTGGAAAAGAAGGGAGTTTTTGTGTACCGTACATTTGATGATATTGACAAAATAAAGGCATACATCCCCAATGCTAAAAATGCCGCTGTAATTGGCGGCGGATTACTTGGCCTTGAAGCTGCCAAAGCCGTTTTGGATGACGGGCTTCCCACAAGCATTGTTGAATTTGCCCCCCGTCTGATGCCTCGGCAACTGGATCTACAGGGCGCTGAAATACTAAAATCGAAACTCGAAGAATTTAACCTGAAGGTGATGCTAAACAAAAGCACAAAATGCATCATTGGCAATGGATCAATACAAGGGCTGGAGTTTAACGATGGCAGCAAACTGGACGCTGATTTACTGGTAATTTCAGCAGGCATCCGCCCCCGCGATGAGCTGGCAAAACAGGCCGGTTTGGAAGTTCATCCACGGGGAGGAATCGTTGTAAACAGCAAGATGGAAACTGCGGACCCAAGTATTTTTGCCATTGGCGAATGTGTGGTTGTTCACAATATGGTTTGGGGGCTGGTGGCTCCCTGTTACGAAATGGCTGAAGTGCTTGTGCAGAATCTGGCGGGCGATTCAAAGGAATTTTTAGGATTCGACCTCTCTTCCAAATTAAAACTGATAGGTACCGACGTGGCCAGTTTTGGCGATGCGCTGGTTGAGGATAAGAACATAAAAACCATTGTGTACGAAAACAAGGCACGCGGTATTTACAAGCGCCTAAACCTTACTGCCGATGGCAAATACCTGCTTGGAGGCATTTTGGTTGGTGAAGCTGAAGAATACAATATGTTGAAGCAGGTGGTAAACAACAAAATGGTGCTGCCCGAAAATCCTGAAGATTTTATTCTGGGAGCCCGTGGAGGCGAAGGCGCTGCAGGTATTAGTGTTGGCGATCTACCGGATGACGCCATTATTTGTTCCTGCGAGAATATCAGCAAAGGGCAAATTATGCAGGCCATTGAACAAGACGGAGCCGAAGCTTTACCGCTGATAAAAAAATGTACAAAAGCCGGAACGGGTTGTGGTGGTTGTGTGCCCATGCTCGACGATTTACTCACGCATTACATGAAATCGCAGGGCCGTGAAGTACGCAAAACCATATGTGAGCATTTTAACTACACCCGCCAGGAGTTGTATGATTTAATTAAAGTAAACGAAATAAAAAGTTTTAACGAACTACTGGCTACTTACGGCAAAGGCTCAGGCTGCGAGCTTTGCAAACCGCTTACTGCTTCGCTGCTTGCCAGTATATGGAACGATGTTATTGTAAAGCACGATACGATTCAGGACACCAACGACCGGTTTTTGGCTAATATCCAGCAACGTGGTGTTTATTCGGTAGTTCCGCGTATTCCGGGTGGCGAAATAACTCCTGATAAGCTGATCGTGATCGGACAGGTTGCAAAAAAATACGATTTGTACACCAAAATAACCGGAGGCCAGCGAATCGACCTGTTTGGTGCCCGCGTTGATGAGTTACCAAACATTTGGGAGGAGCTTATAGATGCAGGTTTTGAAAGCGGACATGCCTATGGAAAAGCACTGCGAACGGTGAAAAGCTGTGTAGGATCAACCTGGTGCCGTTTTGGAATGGACGACTCTGTATCGTTTGCAATTGAAGTTGAAAACCGCTATAAGGGCTTGCGTTCGCCACACAAATTGAAAGGCGGCGTTTCGGGCTGTGTGCGCGAATGTGCCGAAGCTCGCGGAAAAGATTTTGGAATTATTGCCACCGACAAAGGATGGAACCTGTTTGTTTGCGGAAATGGAGGAGCCAACCCGCGTCACGCAGACTTACTGGCCTCCGATTTGGATAAGGAAACCTGTGTCAGGTATCTCGACCGGTTTTTAATGTTTTACATCAAAACGGCCGGCCCGCTTACACGTACTTCCAAATGGCTGTCGGAACTGGAAGGCGGACTAGGTTACCTGAAAGATGTAATTGTAAAAGATTCGTTGGGTATTGGCGAAAAACTGGAGCAGGAAATGCAGGAGCTCATCTCACATTACCAATGCGAATGGACCACCGTTGTTCGCAATCAGGAAATGCGCAAAAAGTTCCGCCACTTTGTAAACTCCGATCAAATCGACGAAAATATCAAGTACGTACCAATGCGTGGCCAAAAAATGCCCGCCAAAGCTTAACAATTATGGAAACACAAATTATTACCGAGGTAAAAGAATGGGTTAAAGCAGCTGCTGTTGAAGATTTTCCTGAAAACGGAGGTGCAGCTGTGCTGATTAACGGAGAGCAAATTGCCGTTTTTAATTTTACAAACGAAGGTCGCTGGTACGCCACCCAAAACCAGTGTCCGCATAAAGGAGAAATGGCCATATCGCGCGGCCTGACAGGAGATTCGGAAGGGCATCCAAAAGTAGCTTGTCCTTTTCATAAACGAACATTCTCACTGGAAGATGGGAAATGCCTTACAGATGAACAATACCAGCTTAAAACATATCCGGTAAAAGTTGAAAACGGTTTCGTGTTTATTGGTATTGACGCATAAATCAGAACAGTAACTTTTATGAGCAAAAATCACCTGATATCAATAGTTGGAGCCGGCCCCGGAGACCCGGAGTTGCTGACAGTAAAAGCACACAAACGCCTGACGGAAGCTGATGTGGTTTTATACGATGCCCTGCACGGAAAAGAGATGCTAAAACTTGCCAAAAACGATGCAGAACTAATTTATGTCGGGAAGTTCCAGGGTGATGGTCAGTGCCAACACGAACGGCAGGATAGCATTCACCGGAAAATGGCTGAACTGGCTGCCCGCGGTAAAAAGGTGGTTCGTTTAAAAGCAGGCGATCCAATGGTATTCGGACGTGGCGCTGAAGAAATTCGTTTCTGCAAAACACATGGATTAAACTACGAAGTGATACCGGGTATAACCGCCGGAGTTGCAGCATCGGGACTGATGGAAGTGCCAATAACAGAACGTCATAAAAGCCCAATGGCACTTTTTTATACGGGCCATCGTACCGATAATTCGCTGAGTAATATTGAAAGTGTAATTGAAGTTCTAAAAGGCAATGGTACCGTAACCATTTATATGGGATTTAAAAACATTGGATTACTCATTGCTAAAATTATGGAAGCCGGTATTGAACCTGAGATGCCGGTGCAGATAATGAGCCAGGTGGGGCAAAAAGAACAAAGTATTTTAAGCAGTACTATTGAATGTATTGTGTCAGACATTCATAAAAAAAAGCCCGTTTCGCCGGCCGTACTTTTTATCGGCAGGTACGCCACTCCCATCACTAAAGAAGTAAATTCTGATGACACACAACTGGAAGTGAATTCCAACGCGGAATTAGTATCAATTTAAAGGAAAAGAGCGTCATGATAAAACACCATATCGATTGTATAGATTGTAAAAACATCGACTGCCTCATCAAAAAACATTGCAACGACCCGGGAATTGAACCATATCTGGCCCGGAAAGTATCTATCCCTGCCCGGAAAGGTCAGAGTGTAATCATCGAGGGAGCACCTATTCATGGCCTTTATT
This genomic interval carries:
- a CDS encoding MFS transporter, which produces MKTFHITWFSFFLCFFGWFGVAPLMAVIREELLLTKSQIGNIIISSVMITIFARLLIGWISDKIGPRITYTWLLIVGSLPVMLIGLSNDYTSFLIFRLIIGVIGASFVITQFHTSLMFAPNVVGTANATTAGWGNLGGGVTQMVMPLIFSAFVALGYSNANSWRYAMIVPGILMIIMGLVYYKFTKDTPEGNLSDLKKADPDFAIKKKAEKGQFLEAIKDFRVWGLFVIYGACFGIELTINNIASLYYKDYFNLDVKTAGLIAGLFGLMNLFARSVGGLLGDKSGIRWGLKGRVYFLFTALFLEGIALIVFSRMTVLPVAIATMIVFSLFVQMSEGATFSVVPFINKKAIGTVSGIVGAGGNAGAVAAGFLFKMEDVSYPQALFIIGIIVSVISLFAFLVRFSEEAEAEARQELGEVYQSRSVQPKPVFMYSYAENSVIKI
- a CDS encoding molybdopterin-dependent oxidoreductase, giving the protein MKAEEFKSTCSYCGVGCGIIVTKSADGKVSVKGDQEHPVNKGKLCSKGLNLHYVVNNQTDRLTNPQIRLAKGYPLKTVEWSEAIGRVSRVFKSLIEKFGPDSVAFYVSGQCLTEEYYVASKLAKGFWGTNNIDTNSRLCMSSAVVGYKMQLGEDAVPASYEDIDLTDCFFITGANPAWCHPILFRRIEARKMANPEVKIIVADPRRTQSCELADLHLQLKPGTDVFLNNAIARCLLEDGYADWNFIRQHTNGIEELQKQVVKQSINEAAEICGVPVADIRLAAKYIGESKGFISMWAMGLNQSVIGVNKNLSLINLSLITGKIGKPGCGPFSLTGQPNAMGGREVGGMCNLLPAHRNLDNETHRAEVADFWKVKDIPAKPGYSATEMIDALEDGRLKAVWIICTNPMVSLPNLHKVEKALKKARFVVVQDISKKSDTLQFADVVFPAAGWLEKEGTMTNSERRITHLNQVVKAPGEALPDYEIICRVARKMGYSGFNFKNACEVFDEYKLLTRGTNLSIEELTYEHLRKNGSVQWPFRNGKSTLRLFEDGIFYTPSKKANVYAVEGTNLSEQPNTEYPFILTTGRIRDQWHTMTRTGKVKRLQQHIDKPFVEIHPVDAKNLNIENDDILTISNRNGEVKAPALVTDSIRQGVVFLPMHWGKVLSGNNARTNNLTHDLVDPKSKEPDFKFSAVRIKKNCKPTEHLVVVGAGAAALQFVRSYREKNRTDKILVISREDHPFYNRVLLPDYIAGSIEWEALQKTSEAEIKKLNIQVKTGVSLSSIDSENKTIDCTDGRSYPYGKLILATGSSPNVMNPDWAALPATYTIRMREDADQFRKKTKPNQRVLVVGGGLLGLEMVASLLEMNVQATLVNRNSRLMERQLDNESATLLKDILKEKGVEILFNDELSQISSDWEDKHRVSFKSGKRLVFDSIVFAVGTKPNISFAKGVVNVRRGIIVNEHLKSSNPDIYAIGEIAELNGNLFGITAAAEEQADILAKHLLGNPISEYYGTVPMNILKFPGIDLCSIGLTSIPNGAEGFDEIIFSDKAARYYKKCIVKNDVLMGAILMGDKAEFAEFKKLIVEQKELAGLRNTLLRTGKPTEPVIGKLLCSCNNVGSGNIQKAIKNGATHEDAVCEITGAGLGCGSCRPEIQKLLKEELEPVSGNYNEES
- a CDS encoding rubredoxin encodes the protein MKKANKKYLYRVLSKGGIISTSMFAEVLKLAENEGNKHVMLGSRQDMLFYLPKNSLPKIESSAIPIQSRNSGIQNVVSSFVCVDILPSTNWIYSGIFTKIADQFTFNHQLRVNIVDPLQNMVPLFYGELNFIASEIPNFWHLYLNIEEMHQPEAWPGLIFTEDIAFFAKTLEKLILGEGIRTIEALHQSVASSDLQKNTLDKNPKLILPKGSSPYYEGLEKMENKNKYWAGIYWRNNQYPIQFLKEVCELCMKTNIAKISFTPWKTFLIKDIETKDKIYWDDLIGRYGINMRHSSFELNWHLPLLDKEALKLKRYLVAEFDKFDIRTYGLSFAIQNKNNGNFTSVVIRKNGRLPFLGRFDFTASYSIDHAYDFNPNSNFYMQYERALSKQDLPKALNELSKRYNARQFVKKSMNINRERKQEKSSSSIVYHCPFCQTVYDERFGDILAGIAAGTAFDKLPESYCCQVCESPKSTFKIVEIAETTSV
- a CDS encoding DUF4202 domain-containing protein, which encodes MYSSVYSSAIEALKSAHKKDPNLELDGTPAELLYCQRLSDCLGEVYPDASEALSVAAWCQHLYRWEIARSTYPEGRVGYYQWRNFLGKYQADKAAEILKEAGYSADFITEMTNILKKENIHRLADAQKLEDIVCLVFLEHYMAAFMPGKTDEHLLKIVQKTWSKMSAHGHDIALNLNLPEPVKRIVQLALAS
- the nirB gene encoding nitrite reductase large subunit NirB — protein: MKKRIVLIGNGMTGYKFCEKFVASSLVHEYELLVFGEEPHPAYDRVHLTSYYTGTVPEELLLAPAGWYAEHGIELRTHERITSIDRNSKTISSEKNLSYSYDILILSTGSSAFVPPIEGVEKKGVFVYRTFDDIDKIKAYIPNAKNAAVIGGGLLGLEAAKAVLDDGLPTSIVEFAPRLMPRQLDLQGAEILKSKLEEFNLKVMLNKSTKCIIGNGSIQGLEFNDGSKLDADLLVISAGIRPRDELAKQAGLEVHPRGGIVVNSKMETADPSIFAIGECVVVHNMVWGLVAPCYEMAEVLVQNLAGDSKEFLGFDLSSKLKLIGTDVASFGDALVEDKNIKTIVYENKARGIYKRLNLTADGKYLLGGILVGEAEEYNMLKQVVNNKMVLPENPEDFILGARGGEGAAGISVGDLPDDAIICSCENISKGQIMQAIEQDGAEALPLIKKCTKAGTGCGGCVPMLDDLLTHYMKSQGREVRKTICEHFNYTRQELYDLIKVNEIKSFNELLATYGKGSGCELCKPLTASLLASIWNDVIVKHDTIQDTNDRFLANIQQRGVYSVVPRIPGGEITPDKLIVIGQVAKKYDLYTKITGGQRIDLFGARVDELPNIWEELIDAGFESGHAYGKALRTVKSCVGSTWCRFGMDDSVSFAIEVENRYKGLRSPHKLKGGVSGCVRECAEARGKDFGIIATDKGWNLFVCGNGGANPRHADLLASDLDKETCVRYLDRFLMFYIKTAGPLTRTSKWLSELEGGLGYLKDVIVKDSLGIGEKLEQEMQELISHYQCEWTTVVRNQEMRKKFRHFVNSDQIDENIKYVPMRGQKMPAKA
- the nirD gene encoding nitrite reductase small subunit NirD, producing METQIITEVKEWVKAAAVEDFPENGGAAVLINGEQIAVFNFTNEGRWYATQNQCPHKGEMAISRGLTGDSEGHPKVACPFHKRTFSLEDGKCLTDEQYQLKTYPVKVENGFVFIGIDA
- the cobA gene encoding uroporphyrinogen-III C-methyltransferase, producing the protein MSKNHLISIVGAGPGDPELLTVKAHKRLTEADVVLYDALHGKEMLKLAKNDAELIYVGKFQGDGQCQHERQDSIHRKMAELAARGKKVVRLKAGDPMVFGRGAEEIRFCKTHGLNYEVIPGITAGVAASGLMEVPITERHKSPMALFYTGHRTDNSLSNIESVIEVLKGNGTVTIYMGFKNIGLLIAKIMEAGIEPEMPVQIMSQVGQKEQSILSSTIECIVSDIHKKKPVSPAVLFIGRYATPITKEVNSDDTQLEVNSNAELVSI